A window of the Cannabis sativa cultivar Pink pepper isolate KNU-18-1 chromosome X, ASM2916894v1, whole genome shotgun sequence genome harbors these coding sequences:
- the LOC115703248 gene encoding CDPK-related kinase 5, which yields MGTCTSKPPKPNPYSARDPNDPSQTPKSLPNTTPHNNRRDDHDDVSAAGKMSPFFPFYSPSPAHYLKKSSPAPAGSKSASSTPRRFFRRPFPPPSPAKHIRAVLARRHGKKASATAIPEEEGDEDENGVELDKRFGFSKEFTNRLEVGDEVGRGHFGYTCSARFKKGERKGQNVAVKVIPKSKMTTAIAIEDVRREVKILQALAGHNNLVQFYEAFEDSDNVYVVMELCEGGELLDRILSRGGKYTEDDAKAVMVQILNVVAFCHLQGVVHRDLKPENFLYTSKDENSELKAIDFGLSDFVKSDEKLNDIVGSAYYVAPEVLHRAYSTEADVWSVGVIAYILLCGSRPFWARTESGIFRAVLKADPSFDEQPWPSLTIEARDFVKRLLNKDPRKRMTAAQALSHPWIRNYNDVNVPLDILIFRLLKAYMRSSSLRKAALKALSRTLTVDELFYLKEQFALLEPNKNGTISLDNIRMALMKNATDAMKESRIPDLIASLSALQYRRMDFEEFCAAALSVHQLEALDRWEQHARCAYELFEKDGNRAIIIEELASELGLGPSIPLHVVLHDWIRHTDGKLSFLGFVKLLHGVSSRTFVKAQ from the exons ATGGGAACTTGCACCTCCAAGCCACCTAAACCCAACCCATATTCGGCCCGAGACCCAAACGACCCCTCCCAGACCCCTAAATCTCTCCCAAACACAACCCCACACAACAACCGGAGAGATGACCACGATGACGTCTCCGCTGCCGGAAAAATGTCTCCGTTCTTTCCCTTCTACAGCCCTAGCCCCGCCCACTATTTGAAGAAATCTTCTCCGGCGCCTGCCGGGAGCAAGAGCGCTAGTTCTACCCCCAGGAGGTTCTTCCGGCGGCCGTTTCCTCCCCCGTCTCCGGCGAAACACATACGGGCTGTTCTGGCTCGGAGACACGGGAAGAAGGCGTCGGCCACGGCAATTCCTGAGGAGGAAGGGGACGAGGATGAAAATGGGGTTGAACTGGATAAGAGATTTGGGTTCTCGAAGGAGTTCACGAACAGGTTGGAGGTAGGAGACGAAGTGGGTCGGGGGCATTTTGGGTACACTTGTTCTGCTAGGTTCAAGAAAGGTGAGCGCAAGGGCCAGAACGTTGCTGTCAAAGTCATCCCAAAGTCCAAG ATGACCACTGCCATAGCAATTGAGGATGTGAGAAGAGAGGTTAAGATATTGCAAGCTTTGGCAGGACATAATAATCTAGTACAATTCTACGAAGCATTTGAAGACAGTGATAATGTCTACGTAGTAATGGA GTTATGTGAAGGAGGGGAACTTCTGGATAGAATACTTTCAAG GGGTGGGAAGTACACGGAAGACGATGCTAAGGCTGTCATGGTACAAATACTAAATGTTGTTGCATTTTGTCATCTTCAGGGAGTGGTGCATCGTGATCTTAAACCAGAG AATTTTCTGTATACTTCTAAGGATGAGAATTCTGAGTTGAAAGCCATCGACTTTGGTTTATCAGATTTTGTGAAATCAG ATGAAAAGCTAAATGATATTGTTGGAAGTGCATACTATGTGGCCCCCGAAGTTTTGCATAGAGCTTATAGCACAGAGGCAGATGTGTGGAGTGTGGGTGTGATTGCATATATTCTGTTATGTGGTAGTCGCCCTTTTTGGGCCCGGACCGAATCTGGTATTTTTCGAGCAGTCTTGAAAGCGGATCCAAGTTTTGATGAACAACCTTGGCCTTCTTTAACCATAGAAGCAAGGGACTTTGTTAAGCGCCTATTGAATAAGGATCCACGGAAAAGAATGACAGCTGCTCAGGCTCTCA GTCATCCTTGGATCAGGAACTACAATGATGTGAACGTGCCacttgatattttaatttttagactTCTGAAGGCTTATATGCGGTCTTCATCCTTGCGAAAGGCTGCTTTAAAG GCCTTATCCAGGACACTGACTGTGGATGAACTCTTTTATCTAAAGGAGCAGTTTGCGCTCTTGGAGCCAAACAAAAATGGCACCATATCCTTAGACAACATTAGGATG GCCCTGATGAAAAATGCAACAGATGCAATGAAGGAATCCCGCATCCCTGATCTTATTGCTTCG TTGAGTGCACTTCAATACCGAAGAATGGATTTTGAAGAGTTTTGTGCTGCTGCATTAAGTGTCCATCAGCTAGAAGCACTAGATCGTTGGGAACAACATGCTCGCTGTGCATATGAACTTTTTGAGAAGGATGGTAACAGGGCTATAATCATTGAAGAACTTGCTTCA GAACTTGGTCTTGGTCCTTCAATCCCACTTCATGTAGTACTCCATGACTGGATAAGGCACACAGATGGGAAGCTAAGCTTCCTCGGATTTGTGAAATTGTTGCATGGTGTGTCCAGCCGGACCTTTGTGAAGGcacaatga
- the LOC133032798 gene encoding pentatricopeptide repeat-containing protein At5g39710-like — translation MSLRNPNILRIPSVNCSPSDAHLAIKAIQYLKRHPYQLDSLSSDFTPDAASYLLLKSQLDKTLILSFLHWARTRKFFTFRCKCLALHILTRFKLYKSAQTLAEDVALNTISEDEGGNLVFDCLSESFQLCNSSSAVFDLVVKSYCHLKLTSKALNIVNLAKSRGFMPGVLSYNAIIDSIIRSRASVKEAEEVFIEMIKNGVSPNVFTYNILIRGFSGAGNLDMVLHFFAQMEKNGCLPNVVTYNTLIDGYCKMNKLDEAFELLRSMALKGLEPNLISYNVVINGLCRHGRLKETGKFLEEMKRKGYVPDEVTYNTLVSGYCKDDNFHQALILHSEMVRNGLSPNVVTYTALISSMCKARNLNRALEFFDQMRVRGLYPNERTYTTLIDGFSQQGFLDEAYRFLKEMTSIGLSPSIVTYNAIINGHCILGKMEEAMGVMRNMVEKGLTPDVISYSTVISGFCRHQELEKAFETKLEMVEKGIFPDAITYSSLIQGLCQQGKLDEACNIFQEMVSMGLPPDEFTYTTLINAYCVEGDLNRALQVHDEMVRKGFLPDVVTYSVLINGLNKQARTREAKRLLLKLFYDESVPNDVTYNTLIENCCSTEFRSVVALVKGFCMKGLMDEADRVFEAMLKRNYKPDESVYNVLIHGHCRGGNVEKAYNLYKEMLSFGFVPHTVTLIALIKALFTEEMNNELNQVITKTLRSCRLSDAELAKLLVEINQKEGNMDAVFNVLADMAKDGLLPNSGLNAYAGRKEL, via the coding sequence ATGTCCCTAAGGAATCCAAATATTCTCCGAATACCTTCAGTCAACTGTTCTCCCTCCGATGCTCATCTTGCAATCAAAGCAATCCAATATCTCAAACGCCACCCTTACCAGCTTGACTCTCTTTCTTCCGATTTTACCCCTGATGCAGCCTCCTATTTACTCCTCAAGTCCCAATTGGACAAAACCCTGATCTTGAGCTTCCTCCACTGGGCTCGGACCCGCAAGTTCTTCACCTTCCGCTGCAAGTGCCTCGCCCTTCACATCCTCACCCGCTTCAAGCTCTACAAGAGCGCCCAAACCCTCGCCGAGGACGTGGCCCTCAATACCATATCCGAAGACGAAGGTGGAAATTTGGTCTTTGACTGTCTCAGCGAGTCTTTCCAGCTCTGCAATTCGAGCTCCGCAGTTTTCGACTTGGTGGTCAAATCTTACTGCCACTTGAAACTGACGAGTAAGGCTCTCAACATCGTTAACTTGGCCAAGTCTCGTGGTTTTATGCCTGGTGTTTTGTCGTATAATGCTATTATAGACTCCATAATCAGGTCCAGAGCGTCGGTTAAAGAGGCGGAGGAGGTTTTTATTGAGATGATTAAAAATGGGGTCTCGCCAAATGTGTTCACTTACAACATTCTGATTCGGGGTTTTTCTGGGGCTGGGAATTTGGATATGGTTTTGCATTTTTTCGCCCAAATGGAGAAAAATGGGTGCTTACCTAACGTGGTTACATATAATACCTTGATTGATGGATATTGTAAAATGAATAAGTTGGATGAGGCTTTCGAGTTGTTAAGGTCGATGGCTTTGAAGGGTTTGGAGCCAAATTTGATTTCGTATAATGTTGTAATCAATGGATTGTGTCGACATGGGAGGTTGAAGGAGACAGGTAAGTTTCTTGAGGAGATGAAAAGGAAGGGGTACGTGCCTGACGAGGTTACTTACAACACTCTCGTTAGTGGATATTGCAAGGACGATAATTTTCACCAAGCTCTTATTTTGCATTCTGAGATGGTTAGGAATGGCTTGTCTCCCAATGTTGTTACTTATACAGCATTGATAAGTAGTATGTGTAAGGCTAGAAATTTGAATAGGGCATTGGAGTTTTTTGATCAGATGCGGGTTAGAGGACTTTATCCTAACGAGAGAACTTATACAACACTGATTGATGGTTTCTCTCAACAAGGGTTCTTAGATGAAGCTTACAGGTTTCTGAAAGAGATGACTTCTATTGGATTGTCACCTTCGATTGTGACTTATAACGCCATTATTAATGGCCACTGCATTTTAGGAAAGATGGAAGAAGCCATGGGAGTCATGCGAAACATGGTGGAAAAGGGATTAACTCCAGATGTGATTAGTTATAGTACTGTTATATCTGGGTTTTGCAGGCATCAGGAGTTGGAGAAAGCATTTGAAACGAAGTTGGAAATGGTTGAGAAGGGTATATTTCCAGATGCTATCACCTATTCATCACTTATTCAAGGTCTTTGTCAGCAGGGGAAACTTGATGAAGCCTGCAACATATTTCAAGAGATGGTTAGTATGGGTTTGCCTCCTGATGAATTCACATACACGACCTTGATCAATGCTTATTGTGTAGAAGGGGACTTGAATAGAGCCCTTCAAGTACATGATGAAATGGTACGAAAGGGTTTTCTCCCTGATGTTGTTACCTACAGCGTGCTtatcaatggacttaacaaacaaGCTCGGACAAGGGAAGCAAAGAGGCTTTTGCTTAAGCTTTTCTATGATGAGTCTGTCCCAAATGATGTCACTTATAATACGCTTATAGAAAATTGTTGTAGTACTGAATTTAGAAGTGTGGTAGCTCTTGTCAAGGGATTTTGCATGAAAGGTTTGATGGATGAAGCAGATCGAGTTTTTGAGGCAATGCTTAAAAGGAATTACAAGCCCGACGAGTCAGTTTACAATGTCCTTATACATGGTCATTGCCGTGGTGGAAATGTTGAAAAGGCATATAACCTGTACAAGGAAATGTTGAGTTTTGGTTTTGTTCCTCATACTGTAACATTAATAGCACTAATTAAAGCTCTTTTTACTGAAGAGATGAACAATGAACTGAATCAAGTCATAACCAAAACATTGAGAAGCTGCCGGCTTAGTGATGCTGAGCTCGCAAAATTACTTGTTGAAATCAACCAGAAGGAAGGAAATATGGATGCAGTTTTCAATGTGCTTGCTGACATGGCCAAGGATGGCCTTCTTCCAAACAGTGGCCTCAATGCTTATGCTGGACGAAAAGAACTATGA